A stretch of Clostridium sp. BJN0001 DNA encodes these proteins:
- a CDS encoding alpha/beta-type small acid-soluble spore protein, with protein MANSSLVPEAKQGLSKFKNEIASEMGVPFTDYNGNLSSKQCGSVGGEMVKRMVQQYESGIK; from the coding sequence ATGGCAAATTCATCATTAGTACCTGAAGCAAAACAAGGATTATCAAAATTCAAAAATGAAATAGCAAGTGAAATGGGTGTCCCATTTACTGACTATAACGGAAATCTTTCTTCTAAACAATGCGGAAGCGTTGGAGGAGAAATGGTTAAAAGAATGGTACAGCAATACGAATCTGGCATAAAATAA
- the thiS gene encoding sulfur carrier protein ThiS has translation MKVNGKNVPIGNMKVVTDLIHHYELNKDKIVIEIDKKIIPKEQYDKFALNDENSIEVISFVAGG, from the coding sequence ATGAAAGTTAATGGTAAAAATGTACCAATAGGTAATATGAAAGTAGTAACTGATTTGATACATCACTATGAACTTAATAAGGACAAGATAGTAATTGAGATTGATAAAAAAATAATTCCAAAAGAGCAGTATGATAAGTTTGCTCTTAATGATGAAAATTCAATTGAAGTAATAAGTTTCGTTGCAGGAGGCTGA
- a CDS encoding serine hydrolase domain-containing protein, whose product MKRKIIALIIAGFFASGMSSSAVYASEKTYTGLENQISQSNTYEKFDSEIKDLAKDFNDKYSTSLQYALYDGGNIIISNDAGVFSKNSLGKKDIDSNTMYGIGSVSKMFVTASVMKLMQDGKVNLDNPVTDYIKDFQMKDERYKKITVRMLLNHSSGLMGGTLYNALLYGDNDQSSYNSFLSELKNQRLKADPGEFSVYCNDGFTLAQILVERVSGMKFNKYVKENFSDNLNLLNTKMPDDNFDRENLAKIYLGNSDDDLPDDNLNMSAAGGIYSTAEDLCRFSKIFMNENKVLTDDTLNKMENEECLNGAWPKSSDDNILSYGLGWDSVKFNPFNEYGIKALCKGGDTYHYHAGFIVLPDNNISCAVLSSGSSSTTDEMLASTIILKYLKEKGTISEIKEEKDFTSSDAVSIPSEMQSYKGLYNLNTTNCNVDIEDNKLVITCPSVPGLKYSYNYTSDGYFTSEDGNEKIKFVKEKNGETYVESITDQDCGNIGRLKLDQYSMQKVDENNISDDVKNAWLKRSSKSYFLVNEKYDSENYVRLLNKTSLPYNDALKGYTVGHKIIDKDNAVSIAKIPFILGRDQADYNFYMDHSLEYLSSNSYLYVSSNGIYNLSQYLDSVTINDNGYTKYFNVPQKLEGKELTVETPENSSFFLYDELGQCKNASYISRINTVTLHAGDTVAFSGDKDTIFKISIK is encoded by the coding sequence ATGAAAAGGAAAATTATAGCGTTAATTATTGCTGGATTTTTTGCATCAGGTATGTCATCTTCAGCGGTATATGCTTCAGAAAAAACATATACTGGTTTAGAAAATCAAATATCACAGAGTAATACTTATGAAAAATTTGATTCCGAAATAAAGGATTTAGCGAAGGATTTTAATGATAAATATTCAACAAGTCTTCAGTATGCTCTTTATGATGGAGGAAATATTATTATTTCAAATGATGCAGGAGTATTTAGTAAAAATTCTCTTGGTAAAAAAGATATAGATAGTAATACTATGTATGGAATAGGTTCTGTAAGTAAGATGTTTGTGACAGCTTCTGTTATGAAGCTTATGCAGGATGGAAAAGTAAATCTTGATAATCCCGTTACAGATTATATAAAGGATTTTCAGATGAAAGATGAAAGATATAAGAAAATAACAGTAAGAATGCTTCTTAATCATTCATCAGGTCTTATGGGTGGAACTTTATATAATGCTCTTTTATATGGAGATAATGATCAAAGCTCATATAATTCGTTTTTATCAGAATTAAAAAATCAGAGGCTTAAGGCAGATCCAGGAGAATTCTCTGTTTATTGTAATGATGGATTTACTTTAGCTCAAATTCTTGTTGAGAGAGTATCAGGAATGAAATTTAATAAGTATGTAAAAGAAAATTTTTCAGATAATTTAAATCTTTTAAATACTAAAATGCCTGATGATAATTTTGATAGAGAAAATCTTGCAAAGATATATTTAGGAAATAGCGATGATGATTTGCCAGATGATAATTTAAATATGTCAGCAGCAGGAGGAATCTATTCTACAGCTGAAGATTTATGCAGATTTTCAAAGATATTTATGAATGAAAATAAAGTTTTAACAGATGATACTTTAAATAAGATGGAGAATGAAGAATGTTTAAATGGAGCATGGCCTAAGAGCAGTGATGACAATATATTATCTTATGGTTTAGGATGGGACAGTGTAAAATTTAATCCATTCAATGAGTATGGAATAAAAGCATTGTGTAAAGGAGGAGACACATATCATTATCATGCAGGATTTATAGTCCTTCCGGATAATAATATATCATGCGCAGTTTTATCATCAGGATCGTCATCTACAACAGATGAAATGCTTGCATCTACTATTATTTTAAAATATCTAAAAGAAAAAGGGACAATATCTGAAATAAAAGAGGAAAAAGATTTTACTTCATCAGATGCAGTTTCAATACCTAGTGAAATGCAGTCATATAAAGGACTTTACAATTTAAATACAACTAACTGCAATGTGGATATTGAAGATAATAAACTTGTAATTACATGTCCATCAGTTCCTGGATTAAAATATTCATACAATTATACAAGCGATGGATATTTCACATCAGAAGATGGAAACGAAAAAATTAAATTTGTAAAAGAAAAAAATGGAGAGACATATGTTGAATCTATTACAGATCAGGACTGTGGAAATATAGGAAGACTTAAATTAGATCAGTATTCAATGCAAAAAGTAGATGAAAATAATATATCAGATGATGTTAAAAATGCATGGCTTAAGAGAAGCAGTAAATCATATTTTCTTGTAAATGAAAAATATGATTCGGAAAATTATGTTAGATTACTCAATAAAACTTCATTACCATATAATGATGCATTAAAAGGATATACTGTTGGACATAAGATAATAGATAAAGATAATGCAGTATCTATAGCAAAGATTCCATTTATACTTGGAAGAGATCAGGCAGATTATAATTTCTATATGGATCATTCACTTGAATATTTAAGTTCAAATTCATATTTATATGTTTCATCTAATGGAATTTATAATTTAAGTCAGTATTTAGATAGTGTAACTATTAATGATAATGGGTATACAAAATATTTTAATGTACCTCAAAAATTAGAGGGAAAAGAGCTTACAGTTGAAACTCCTGAAAATAGTTCATTTTTCTTATATGATGAGCTTGGACAGTGCAAAAATGCAAGCTATATTTCAAGAATAAATACTGTTACTTTACATGCTGGAGACACTGTAGCTTTTTCAGGAGATAAGGATACAATTTTCAAAATTAGCATAAAATAG
- the thiH gene encoding 2-iminoacetate synthase ThiH: MIKAGEYLENSFYNFIQKYKDFDFDAFWKNVTINDIKRAIYARNPGEKELMTLLSPLAGEKCLEEMAQRSRKLTLKHFGKAVYLYTPMYIANYCINRCAYCGYNNDNTISRLKLNMEQIEKECQAVSKKGFKQILFLTGESPKESPVSYLVEATKVLRKYFPSVAIEVYPMDRKDYKKVVKEGVDSLTVFQETYDPAVYDKVHLGGPKKDYRYRLETPERGIESGIRFVNIGALLGLTDWRREMFKEGLHASFLQKKYPASDIGLSFSRIRPCSGGLKDLVEVTDRNLVQCITAIRIVFPQSVLNISTREGAGFRDKLIPIGINKISAESLIAIGGHSMPKEKEGEVQFDTNDKRTTEEIKQMIYDIGYQPIFKDWDSFTC, translated from the coding sequence ATGATAAAAGCAGGAGAATATTTAGAAAATAGTTTTTATAATTTTATTCAGAAATATAAAGACTTTGATTTTGATGCATTTTGGAAAAATGTAACTATAAATGATATAAAAAGAGCAATATATGCAAGAAACCCTGGAGAGAAAGAACTTATGACTTTATTATCTCCTCTTGCAGGTGAAAAATGTCTTGAAGAGATGGCTCAAAGATCAAGAAAGCTTACACTTAAGCATTTTGGAAAGGCTGTATATTTATATACGCCAATGTATATAGCAAATTACTGCATAAATAGATGTGCATACTGTGGATACAATAATGATAATACTATAAGCAGACTTAAGCTTAATATGGAGCAGATAGAAAAAGAATGTCAGGCTGTTTCTAAAAAAGGTTTTAAACAGATATTATTTCTTACAGGAGAATCACCAAAAGAATCACCAGTAAGTTATCTTGTAGAAGCAACTAAAGTTCTTAGAAAGTATTTCCCATCAGTTGCAATAGAAGTATATCCTATGGATAGAAAAGATTATAAAAAGGTAGTTAAAGAAGGAGTAGATTCTCTTACAGTATTCCAAGAGACTTATGATCCTGCTGTTTATGATAAAGTTCATTTAGGAGGACCTAAAAAAGATTATAGATATAGACTTGAAACTCCTGAAAGAGGAATTGAATCTGGAATAAGATTTGTAAATATAGGTGCACTTTTAGGACTTACTGATTGGAGACGTGAAATGTTTAAAGAAGGTCTTCATGCATCTTTTCTTCAAAAAAAATATCCTGCATCTGATATAGGTCTTTCATTCTCAAGAATAAGACCATGTTCAGGAGGATTAAAGGACCTTGTAGAGGTAACAGACAGAAATCTTGTTCAATGTATTACAGCAATAAGAATAGTATTCCCTCAAAGTGTTTTAAATATTTCAACAAGAGAAGGAGCAGGCTTTAGAGATAAGCTTATCCCTATTGGAATAAACAAGATATCAGCAGAGTCTCTTATTGCAATTGGAGGACATAGTATGCCAAAAGAAAAAGAGGGAGAAGTTCAGTTTGATACTAATGATAAGAGAACAACAGAAGAGATAAAGCAGATGATATATGATATAGGATATCAACCTATATTTAAGGACTGGGACAGCTTTACATGTTAG
- a CDS encoding P1 family peptidase, producing MKEIKITDIEGIKLGHAQDEKGITGCTVILCENGATGGVEVRGGSPGTRETDLLNPVEMVQKIHAVVLSGGSAFGLDAASGVMNYLENKNVGFDVSVAKVPIVCEAVLFDLIIGSPKIRPDFKMGKKACINAETFKDTINGNIGAGYGATVGKYLGPSYSMKGGLGTYAVKCGNLEVGAVVSVNCLGDVVDPKNLEFIAGAFDRKKSEFLNTEKLIIENLENPKDPFKGNTTIGAIITNAYFTKAQANKVASMAHNGYGRTMRPAHTMFDGDTIFTMATNKVQADTTTVGMLAARVMEKAVINAVKSASSLDGYLAFKDL from the coding sequence ATGAAAGAAATAAAAATCACCGATATTGAAGGAATAAAATTAGGACATGCCCAAGATGAAAAAGGTATAACAGGATGTACAGTTATTTTATGTGAAAATGGTGCAACTGGCGGTGTTGAAGTTCGTGGAGGTTCTCCAGGAACACGTGAAACAGACCTTTTAAATCCAGTTGAAATGGTTCAAAAAATACACGCTGTTGTACTCTCTGGCGGAAGTGCATTTGGACTTGATGCTGCAAGCGGAGTTATGAATTATCTTGAAAATAAAAATGTTGGATTTGATGTTTCAGTTGCAAAAGTTCCAATTGTCTGTGAAGCTGTTTTATTTGATCTTATAATTGGAAGCCCCAAAATACGACCCGATTTCAAAATGGGCAAAAAAGCATGTATTAATGCTGAAACTTTTAAAGATACGATAAACGGTAACATTGGTGCAGGATATGGTGCAACTGTTGGAAAATATTTAGGTCCTTCTTATTCAATGAAAGGCGGTCTTGGAACATATGCAGTTAAATGCGGAAATCTAGAAGTTGGAGCTGTAGTTTCAGTAAACTGTCTTGGAGATGTTGTAGATCCTAAAAACCTTGAGTTTATAGCAGGAGCTTTTGATAGAAAAAAATCTGAATTTTTAAATACAGAAAAATTAATAATCGAAAATCTTGAAAATCCTAAAGATCCTTTTAAAGGCAATACAACCATTGGTGCAATTATAACTAATGCATACTTTACAAAAGCTCAGGCAAATAAAGTTGCATCTATGGCTCATAATGGCTATGGAAGAACAATGCGTCCAGCTCATACTATGTTTGATGGCGACACAATTTTTACTATGGCAACTAATAAAGTACAAGCAGATACAACAACTGTTGGAATGCTTGCTGCTAGAGTAATGGAAAAAGCTGTTATAAACGCTGTTAAGAGCGCTTCTTCACTTGATGGATATCTTGCTTTTAAAGATTTATAA
- a CDS encoding ECF transporter S component, translating to MENSNLKTKFSVKQMTIVGMLSAISIFLGLTGLGFIPLPGMKATIMHVPVIIGAIVEGPIVGSLVGLVFGLFSMYQAFTAPSPTAFVFWNPIIAVLPRILIGIVSYYVYKGVKFSIKKKSIAIACAALCGTLTNTAGVLGFSYLIYAAKYAVALGLTAAQGGYAIFMIGVTNGIPEAIVSVIISVPVVLTILKMRNR from the coding sequence ATGGAAAATAGTAATTTAAAAACAAAATTCTCAGTAAAACAGATGACAATTGTAGGAATGTTGTCTGCTATCTCAATCTTTTTAGGCCTTACAGGGCTTGGTTTTATACCTCTTCCAGGTATGAAAGCAACTATAATGCATGTTCCTGTTATCATAGGAGCTATAGTTGAAGGTCCAATTGTCGGGTCTCTTGTCGGACTTGTATTTGGTCTCTTTTCAATGTATCAAGCTTTCACAGCACCATCACCAACCGCATTTGTATTTTGGAATCCAATAATTGCAGTGCTTCCAAGAATATTAATAGGTATTGTTTCTTATTATGTCTATAAAGGTGTTAAATTTTCAATAAAGAAAAAGTCAATTGCAATAGCATGCGCTGCTTTATGTGGAACTTTAACAAACACTGCTGGTGTACTCGGTTTTTCTTACTTAATCTATGCAGCAAAATATGCTGTAGCTTTAGGTCTTACTGCAGCTCAAGGAGGATACGCTATCTTTATGATTGGTGTAACAAACGGAATCCCAGAAGCTATAGTAAGTGTAATAATTTCAGTTCCAGTAGTTCTTACAATTTTAAAAATGAGAAATAGGTAA
- the clpB gene encoding ATP-dependent chaperone ClpB: protein MNVDKMTLRVQQALSDANSIAVKYKSQQIDLIHLFSSLINQEDGLVPNIFTKMGVNVEQMKKSVNDTLDNMVKVTGNGADTQGVYITRKVDEVLNKAEEIAKKFEDSYISVEHLMLAIMDAHSNTDVLKILNQYNVTKDLFLKVLRDVRGSQKVESQDPEGTYDALLKYGTNLTSLAKKHKLDPVIGRDEEIRRTIRILSRRTKNNPVLIGQPGVGKTAIIEGLAERIVRGDVPEGLKDKIVFSLDMGSLIAGAKYRGEFEERLKAVLKEVQSSEGKILLFIDEIHTIVGAGKTDGAMDAGNLIKPLLARGELHCIGATTFDEYRKYIEKDKALERRFQTVIVDEPTVEDTIAILRGLKERFEIHHGVRIHDTAIVAAAKLSNRYIQGRFLPDKAIDLIDEAGAMIRSEIDSVPTELDEIRRKIFKGEIEKEALVKEKDEGSKKRLKALEKELAELKEKNDEMTAKYTKEKEQIKFIKDLKSRLDEARGEIETAQRNFDYNKVAEIQYSKIPKIEEEIKKKEEELKNNYEGALLKEEVTEQEISEVLSKWTGIPVSNLMEGEREKLLKLEDQMEKRVIGQSEAVTSVTNAILRARAGLKDINRPIGSFIFLGPTGVGKTELAKTLARNLFDSEENIVRIDMSEYMEKHSVSRLVGAPPGYVGYDEGGQLTEAVRRHPYSVILFDEIEKAHPDVFNIFLQILDDGRLTDNKGNTVDFKNTIIIMTSNIGSGHLLENKSEDSVEPEIRKMVMNDLKARFKPEFLNRVDDIIMFKPLTESGIKKIIDIFIKEVSTRLQEKNIKIEVTDGAKTLMAKEGYDPIYGARPLRRYIQNVIENTLAKMIIKGDLYYGSKVKVQENNGEIEILPELVEAEN from the coding sequence ATGAATGTTGATAAAATGACATTAAGAGTACAACAGGCTTTAAGTGATGCAAATAGCATTGCTGTAAAATATAAGTCTCAGCAGATTGATTTAATTCATCTTTTTAGCAGTCTTATAAATCAAGAAGATGGACTTGTTCCTAATATATTTACTAAAATGGGCGTAAATGTTGAGCAGATGAAAAAATCTGTAAATGATACTCTTGATAATATGGTTAAGGTAACAGGAAATGGAGCCGATACTCAGGGAGTATATATTACAAGAAAAGTAGATGAGGTTTTAAATAAAGCAGAAGAAATTGCAAAGAAATTTGAAGACTCATATATAAGCGTTGAGCATCTTATGCTTGCAATAATGGATGCTCATTCTAATACTGATGTTTTAAAGATATTAAATCAGTATAATGTAACAAAAGATTTATTTTTAAAAGTTCTTCGTGATGTACGAGGAAGCCAGAAGGTTGAAAGTCAAGATCCAGAAGGAACATATGATGCACTTTTAAAATATGGAACAAATCTTACTTCATTAGCTAAAAAGCATAAGCTTGATCCAGTAATAGGTCGAGATGAGGAAATAAGAAGAACTATAAGAATTCTATCAAGAAGAACAAAAAATAATCCTGTACTAATTGGTCAGCCTGGTGTTGGTAAAACAGCAATTATAGAAGGACTTGCAGAGAGAATAGTAAGAGGCGATGTTCCAGAAGGGTTAAAGGATAAAATAGTATTTTCACTTGATATGGGTTCACTAATTGCAGGAGCAAAGTACAGAGGAGAATTTGAGGAAAGACTTAAAGCTGTACTTAAAGAAGTTCAGTCTAGTGAAGGAAAAATACTTTTATTTATAGATGAAATTCATACAATTGTAGGAGCAGGAAAAACTGATGGTGCAATGGATGCAGGAAATCTTATAAAACCTCTACTTGCAAGAGGAGAACTTCACTGCATAGGTGCTACAACTTTTGATGAATATAGAAAATATATTGAAAAAGATAAGGCACTTGAAAGAAGATTTCAGACAGTAATTGTTGATGAACCAACAGTTGAAGATACAATTGCAATATTAAGAGGTCTTAAAGAAAGGTTTGAGATACATCATGGTGTAAGAATTCATGATACTGCTATAGTTGCAGCTGCAAAGCTTTCAAATAGATATATTCAAGGAAGATTTCTTCCAGATAAGGCAATTGATTTAATTGATGAAGCTGGTGCAATGATAAGGTCTGAAATAGATTCAGTACCTACAGAACTTGATGAAATCAGAAGAAAAATATTTAAAGGCGAAATTGAAAAAGAGGCTTTAGTTAAAGAAAAAGATGAAGGCTCAAAGAAAAGACTTAAAGCTTTAGAAAAAGAACTCGCTGAATTAAAAGAAAAAAATGATGAAATGACAGCTAAATATACAAAAGAAAAAGAGCAGATTAAATTTATTAAAGATTTAAAGAGCAGACTTGATGAGGCAAGAGGAGAAATTGAAACTGCACAGAGAAATTTTGATTACAATAAAGTAGCAGAAATTCAATATAGCAAAATACCTAAAATCGAAGAAGAGATAAAGAAAAAAGAAGAGGAACTTAAAAATAATTATGAAGGTGCTCTTTTAAAAGAAGAAGTTACAGAACAAGAAATCTCAGAAGTGCTTTCAAAATGGACTGGAATACCTGTAAGCAATTTAATGGAAGGCGAAAGAGAAAAGCTTTTAAAACTTGAAGACCAGATGGAAAAGAGAGTTATTGGACAGAGCGAAGCAGTAACTTCTGTTACAAATGCAATACTAAGAGCAAGAGCAGGACTTAAAGATATAAATAGACCAATAGGTTCATTTATATTCCTTGGACCTACAGGAGTTGGTAAGACAGAACTTGCTAAGACTCTTGCAAGAAATTTATTTGATTCTGAAGAGAATATAGTAAGAATTGATATGTCTGAATATATGGAGAAACATTCAGTATCAAGACTTGTTGGAGCACCTCCAGGATATGTAGGATATGATGAAGGTGGTCAGCTTACTGAAGCTGTAAGAAGACATCCATATAGCGTAATACTATTTGATGAAATTGAAAAAGCTCATCCTGATGTATTTAATATTTTCCTTCAGATACTTGATGATGGTAGACTTACAGACAATAAAGGAAATACAGTTGATTTTAAAAATACAATTATAATTATGACATCAAATATAGGAAGTGGACATTTACTTGAAAATAAGAGTGAAGATTCTGTAGAACCTGAAATAAGAAAAATGGTAATGAATGATCTTAAAGCTAGATTTAAACCAGAATTTTTAAACAGAGTTGATGACATCATAATGTTTAAACCTCTTACAGAAAGCGGAATCAAGAAGATAATAGATATATTTATTAAGGAAGTTTCAACAAGACTTCAAGAGAAGAATATTAAAATAGAAGTTACAGATGGAGCAAAGACACTTATGGCAAAAGAAGGATATGATCCTATATATGGTGCAAGACCACTTAGAAGATATATCCAAAACGTAATAGAAAACACATTAGCTAAAATGATAATAAAAGGTGATTTATATTATGGTTCAAAAGTTAAAGTTCAAGAGAATAATGGAGAAATAGAAATTCTTCCAGAGCTTGTAGAAGCTGAAAATTAA
- a CDS encoding thiazole synthase: MEKDIFRIGNKELKSRLFIGTGKYGNNKELPNVLKNAGTEVVTMAVRRVDLDNKEEDVLSYIPKDIILLPNTSGARNAEEAIRIARLAKEMGCGTWVKIEVIADSKYLVPDNLETLKATEALVKEGFTVLPYMSPDLMMAKRMADVGAAAVMPLGAPIGSNRGLRTKELIQIMIDEINNVPIVVDAGIGAPSDAAEAMEMGADAVLVNTAVASSNNPIIMAEAFKKATEAGRLAYLAGLGLKKDTASASSPLTGFLDEEEK, from the coding sequence ATGGAAAAAGATATATTTAGAATAGGTAACAAGGAATTAAAAAGTAGATTATTTATAGGAACAGGAAAGTACGGAAATAATAAAGAACTTCCAAATGTACTTAAAAATGCGGGAACTGAAGTTGTCACAATGGCAGTTAGAAGAGTTGATTTAGATAATAAAGAAGAGGATGTATTATCATATATCCCTAAAGATATAATACTTCTTCCAAATACATCAGGTGCAAGAAATGCAGAAGAAGCAATAAGAATTGCAAGACTTGCAAAAGAGATGGGATGCGGAACATGGGTAAAGATAGAAGTAATAGCAGATAGTAAATATCTTGTACCAGACAATTTAGAAACATTAAAAGCTACAGAAGCTTTAGTTAAAGAAGGATTTACAGTTCTTCCTTATATGAGCCCAGATCTTATGATGGCAAAGAGAATGGCAGATGTAGGAGCAGCAGCAGTTATGCCTCTTGGAGCACCAATTGGAAGTAATAGAGGATTAAGAACAAAAGAACTTATACAAATTATGATAGATGAAATAAATAATGTACCAATAGTTGTTGATGCAGGAATAGGAGCACCATCAGATGCAGCAGAAGCTATGGAAATGGGAGCAGACGCAGTTTTAGTAAATACTGCAGTTGCATCATCAAACAATCCTATAATTATGGCAGAAGCATTTAAAAAGGCAACTGAAGCAGGAAGACTTGCTTATCTTGCAGGACTTGGACTTAAAAAAGATACCGCATCAGCATCATCTCCACTTACTGGATTTTTAGATGAGGAGGAGAAGTAG
- the thiF gene encoding sulfur carrier protein ThiS adenylyltransferase ThiF translates to MKFIVNEKSAQLNDDNLTLFQIREKYKKDADIVIYNGFPVKQDRKIKENDRITLIKRGEIPKKEEIENLMIARHTPKVHEALKKAKVAIAGLGGLGSTCAISLARIGVGYLKIIDFDVVEPSNLNRQQYFIKDIGMKKCMALKNILHDINPFIKVDSVDSFVSKDNVFELFNDMDIVIEGFDSPQNKAVLVQETLLQTKKPKIITASGMAGFYSNNTICTKKINERLYICGDLKNEAKINEGLMAPRVSIAANHEANMALRLILDKTEV, encoded by the coding sequence TTGAAATTTATAGTAAATGAAAAAAGTGCTCAATTAAATGATGATAATCTTACATTATTTCAAATAAGAGAAAAGTATAAAAAAGATGCGGATATAGTAATTTATAATGGTTTTCCTGTTAAGCAAGACAGAAAGATAAAAGAAAATGATAGGATAACACTTATAAAAAGAGGAGAAATTCCTAAAAAAGAAGAAATTGAAAATCTTATGATAGCAAGGCATACTCCCAAAGTTCATGAAGCTTTAAAAAAAGCTAAAGTTGCAATAGCAGGACTTGGAGGTCTTGGCTCAACATGTGCGATTTCTCTTGCAAGAATTGGTGTAGGATATTTAAAAATTATTGATTTTGATGTGGTAGAACCAAGTAATCTTAATAGACAGCAGTATTTTATAAAAGATATAGGAATGAAAAAATGCATGGCATTAAAAAATATACTTCATGATATAAATCCATTTATAAAAGTAGATAGCGTTGACTCTTTTGTAAGTAAGGATAATGTTTTTGAATTGTTTAATGATATGGATATAGTTATCGAAGGATTTGATTCACCACAGAATAAAGCTGTACTTGTTCAGGAAACACTTCTTCAGACAAAAAAGCCCAAAATAATTACAGCTTCAGGCATGGCAGGTTTTTATTCAAATAATACGATATGCACTAAAAAAATTAATGAAAGACTCTACATATGTGGGGATTTAAAAAATGAGGCAAAGATAAATGAAGGCCTTATGGCTCCAAGAGTTTCAATTGCAGCAAATCACGAAGCTAATATGGCTTTAAGACTTATATTAGATAAAACAGAAGTTTAA
- a CDS encoding thiamine phosphate synthase gives MLVFGITNRKLCDDFYSQIEKISLSSIDYLILREKDLSYDELLKMACKVKEILKKSNIKLIINSSVDVAKKIDAYGVQLSFNDFKNLRRKNESIYKRVGVSIHSFEEGIEAQKLGATYVIYGHVFETECKKGLKPRGTSEIKKMSEVMNIKIIGLGGINKNNYKEVIKNGASGIAVMSGIMRIN, from the coding sequence ATGTTAGTCTTTGGCATAACAAATAGAAAATTATGTGATGATTTTTATTCTCAGATAGAGAAAATTTCTTTAAGCAGCATAGATTATCTTATACTTCGAGAAAAAGATCTTTCCTATGATGAACTTTTAAAAATGGCGTGTAAGGTTAAAGAAATTTTAAAAAAAAGTAATATAAAACTTATTATAAATTCATCAGTAGATGTAGCTAAAAAGATAGATGCATATGGAGTTCAGCTTTCATTTAATGATTTTAAAAATTTAAGAAGAAAAAATGAAAGTATATATAAAAGAGTTGGAGTTTCAATTCATAGTTTTGAAGAAGGAATTGAAGCCCAAAAATTAGGAGCTACATATGTTATTTATGGACATGTATTTGAAACTGAATGTAAAAAAGGACTAAAACCACGTGGAACATCTGAGATAAAAAAGATGTCAGAAGTTATGAATATAAAAATAATAGGACTTGGTGGAATAAATAAAAATAATTATAAAGAAGTTATAAAAAATGGTGCTTCTGGAATTGCAGTAATGTCTGGAATTATGAGAATAAACTAA